In Selenomonadales bacterium, the following are encoded in one genomic region:
- a CDS encoding stage III sporulation protein AF, with product MEFLGGWIREIVVLLVFIVFLELLIPRSSVENFVRVVAGLLILVTILKPIVVWIHDFHPMEISWQDMSRKSAGHTFDPSAFIENAYEQGLRHKIASYLTKKGHDEQSVVVKVCLNDEAIAVQSVVITLERMPSEALQRELCNVFDLPRGVVSIMQGGKQDERKR from the coding sequence ATGGAGTTTTTGGGCGGATGGATACGCGAGATCGTTGTGCTGTTGGTGTTTATCGTTTTTTTGGAACTTCTGATACCTCGTTCATCGGTAGAAAATTTTGTTCGCGTCGTAGCGGGGCTGTTGATATTGGTGACGATCTTAAAGCCTATCGTCGTATGGATACATGATTTTCACCCGATGGAGATATCTTGGCAAGATATGTCGCGTAAATCGGCAGGGCATACATTCGATCCGTCTGCTTTTATAGAGAATGCGTATGAACAAGGATTACGGCATAAGATAGCATCGTATTTGACGAAAAAAGGACATGATGAGCAGAGCGTTGTGGTAAAAGTATGTCTGAATGATGAGGCGATCGCGGTACAGTCGGTCGTTATCACGTTGGAGCGGATGCCAAGCGAGGCTCTGCAAAGAGAACTTTGTAATGTATTTGATCTGCCGCGCGGCGTAGTGTCGATCATGCAAGGAGGCAAACAAGATGAACGGAAAAGATAA
- the spoIIIAE gene encoding stage III sporulation protein AE, which translates to MKRWMWLVAIFFIWGIGVAEGASADEIISQELFDSLGADALNREIEQINRDLMIDMSPLTVDTVRRIAAEGIAFAPEMWVRSLEQIFFREITSQMHLLGKLLFLAVLCVLMQQLQTSFRSSQIAALSYSVCFIFLLIIGMKAFTSAVMLAEQTIDAMIGFMEALLPLMLFLLTAVGAITSAALFTPLMLFAVNVLGVLMKTVILPMFLLTAVLDSLNYFSRTYRLGQLASLIRQGGMILFGFGMMLFTGLLTVQGVSGGIADGLGLRTAKFAVGNFVPIVGKMFADSVDVIFGASLILKNAIGIFGMVTVATVCLVPLIKLLVLAFLMKAGGALIQPMGEERLANCLAQLGTHILLLFAVTLSVALIFFLTITIIVGVGSMSVMMR; encoded by the coding sequence ATGAAAAGATGGATGTGGCTTGTTGCTATATTTTTTATTTGGGGTATAGGTGTGGCAGAAGGTGCAAGTGCAGATGAGATCATTAGTCAGGAGCTGTTTGATTCGCTTGGGGCAGATGCGCTTAATCGCGAAATAGAACAGATCAATCGCGATCTGATGATCGATATGTCACCTCTCACTGTTGATACGGTTCGCCGAATTGCTGCCGAAGGAATTGCCTTTGCGCCCGAAATGTGGGTGCGTTCATTGGAACAAATATTTTTCCGCGAGATCACATCGCAAATGCATCTTCTGGGTAAGCTCCTTTTTCTAGCGGTGCTGTGTGTGTTGATGCAGCAGCTGCAAACCTCGTTTCGATCTTCACAGATCGCTGCCCTATCATACAGTGTATGTTTTATTTTTTTGCTCATTATTGGGATGAAAGCGTTTACGTCTGCGGTGATGCTTGCAGAGCAAACGATCGATGCGATGATAGGTTTTATGGAAGCGTTGTTGCCGCTGATGTTATTTTTGCTTACGGCAGTCGGTGCTATTACGAGTGCGGCGCTGTTTACACCGCTGATGTTATTTGCAGTGAATGTGCTCGGCGTCTTAATGAAGACGGTGATATTGCCGATGTTTCTTTTGACGGCTGTCCTCGATTCGCTTAATTATTTTTCGAGGACGTATCGGCTTGGGCAGCTGGCATCTTTGATCCGACAAGGCGGAATGATATTGTTCGGATTTGGGATGATGCTGTTTACAGGACTGCTTACGGTGCAAGGTGTATCAGGCGGGATCGCCGATGGATTGGGGCTTCGGACAGCGAAGTTTGCGGTGGGCAATTTTGTTCCGATCGTCGGGAAGATGTTTGCCGACTCAGTCGACGTGATATTCGGAGCATCGCTCATCTTAAAAAATGCGATCGGCATTTTCGGTATGGTGACGGTTGCGACGGTCTGCCTTGTTCCGCTCATAAAACTCTTGGTACTGGCATTTTTGATGAAGGCAGGCGGTGCGTTGATACAGCCGATGGGGGAAGAGCGTTTGGCAAACTGTTTGGCACAGCTGGGAACACATATATTACTGCTCTTTGCCGTTACGCTGTCGGTCGCGCTTATTTTCTTTTTGACGATCACCATTATCGTCGGTGTCGGCAGTATGTCGGTCATGATGCGCTAG
- the spoIIIAD gene encoding stage III sporulation protein AD, producing the protein MDMIQVVGIGMTAVLLTLVVKRSHPELAVQITIVVAGIVFFLVLDKLRMIIELFTEMAKRAGIGEMYLIILLKIIGISYLVEFGAQVCRDAGEGAIASKVELAGKVMILVMAVPIIAFALDTILRLMP; encoded by the coding sequence ATGGATATGATACAGGTCGTCGGGATAGGAATGACAGCAGTTTTGTTGACCTTGGTGGTAAAACGGTCGCATCCTGAGCTTGCGGTGCAGATCACGATTGTGGTTGCGGGAATCGTCTTTTTTCTTGTTTTGGACAAACTACGCATGATCATCGAGCTGTTCACCGAGATGGCAAAGCGGGCGGGTATCGGAGAGATGTATCTTATTATCTTGCTCAAGATCATTGGCATATCTTATCTCGTCGAATTCGGTGCGCAGGTCTGTCGTGATGCGGGAGAGGGAGCGATAGCAAGTAAAGTAGAATTAGCAGGTAAAGTGATGATACTCGTGATGGCGGTGCCTATCATTGCCTTTGCGCTCGATACGATACTGCGGTTGATGCCATGA
- the spoIIIAC gene encoding stage III sporulation protein AC translates to MELNLLFKIAGVGILISVIHMALKQAGKEDMAHLCTLAAFALVLLWIVQLLGRLFRTVQDVFRLS, encoded by the coding sequence ATGGAACTGAATCTGTTGTTTAAGATTGCAGGCGTTGGGATATTGATATCGGTCATTCATATGGCGTTAAAACAAGCGGGGAAAGAGGATATGGCACATCTTTGTACGTTGGCGGCATTTGCTTTGGTATTGTTGTGGATCGTACAGCTGCTCGGACGGTTGTTTCGGACGGTGCAAGATGTGTTTCGATTATCATGA
- a CDS encoding stage III sporulation protein AB codes for MGIFRARELWARPRQIRALIQALSALETQIVYGEMFLADGFRDCVNGCSEDSITKMFLHLSERLKKDRRCCISEAVVEMRRKMSSDASLGQAEWNMLMFLGEQLGRTGCRETEKQIRLAVEQLKRIEDTAITDAKKKGKLAIYIGACGALMVILVCV; via the coding sequence ATGGGAATATTTCGTGCGAGAGAATTGTGGGCAAGGCCACGTCAGATACGTGCTCTTATACAAGCCTTGTCTGCTCTTGAAACACAGATCGTATATGGTGAGATGTTTTTGGCAGACGGGTTTCGTGATTGTGTGAACGGATGCAGTGAGGATAGCATAACGAAGATGTTTCTGCACTTGTCGGAGCGATTGAAGAAAGACAGGCGGTGCTGTATCTCGGAAGCAGTCGTTGAGATGCGCAGAAAAATGAGCAGTGACGCTTCTTTGGGACAAGCGGAATGGAATATGTTGATGTTTTTGGGAGAACAGCTTGGCAGAACAGGCTGTCGCGAAACGGAAAAGCAGATCAGGCTCGCTGTTGAGCAACTAAAACGGATAGAAGATACTGCGATAACGGATGCGAAGAAAAAGGGAAAACTGGCGATCTACATAGGCGCGTGCGGTGCGTTGATGGTGATATTGGTATGCGTATAG